The Hordeum vulgare subsp. vulgare chromosome 4H, MorexV3_pseudomolecules_assembly, whole genome shotgun sequence genomic interval ATTAGGTCCTGGTTTTGCGTAGTTTAATCTCTTCCAACCATCTTTCAAAGATAAAATCGTACAACGAATGAATCAATTTGACATAAAAGATAAGTgggcatcaatcgacaaaatttgATATGTCAGGGTATTGAGTCATATTTATTTGGTTGTGGCATAATATTTTTGTCTCCCGTTGCAACGGACGGGCGTTTTTGCTAGTATAATTCAATAAAAAGAAATGTGTGTTATGGAAGCAAAGTCCCATGAAACGTGTGGCATTTTCTCAAATTGCCCGAGAAACCGTGGTGTTTTATTTGCAATTTTCACGGTGCTGCCGCCTTTCCTGAGGTGTGGGCAGGGGACCCATCTTAAAGGCCGACGACTACTTGATGCAGAACGACGGCGGCGCCTGCTCGGCGTGGGCCGGATCCGTGCATTGTAGAGGATTGGCTGGCCAATTTGGAGGCGGGCGTCGAGGCGGATCCGTGCGTTGTAGAGGATTGGGAGGCCAATTTGGAGGCGGGCGTCGAGGCGGGGGTCATCGGTGACAAAGAGGAAGGCCGGAGCATGGTTTCCCGGGCATATCCATGGCATATGCAGCTCGTGGGTGGAAAGAAGAAGGCGAgggagagaagaaggaagaaaagaGTGGAGGTGCAGCGTTGCAACTCCCCAGCCCCGGTCTTCTTCGTCGGTGTAGCAAGTTGTTCCTCCGTTCACCACGCCCAGCGAGATCCCAGCCAACGCCCGGTATTAATTCTTGGCGCCTCCTTGGTTGTTTCATCCTCTGTGTAGCTGCCTCTCAGGCTGCAACAACCTTCACACGAGGCCACTATGGCCCCACCAATGATGTCCTAAAGTTTtgtcagattcttcagtttcagtTTCGTCACATTTAGTTTCATCAGATTCAGTAAATCCAGCTCATCAGTTTCATCAAAGCATTATCATGAACATCAGGTAAGAAGCCCATCAGGTAACTACAAGCCGTTGCTGATTTGCGTTTGAAGTGGTGCAGCTACCGGAGAGCAGCAACTAAGGGAATCGTCGATTCAAAAAATAATTACATGATGCACCGTTGGATTATCATGTGTATAATGCCTCTTATTGAAAAAAGTGATGGTTTGCTCTGAACTTGTGGGTGTAATCTTTTTGCATTTTCATTGCTTTTCAGTGCACTGAAGAATAGTGAAATATTGGCATCTGATTCATTTTACAGGCTATGCTTTTAACTCAGCGAAAATGTGCATTGTTAGTTGTCCTTACAGTCTGTTTGTAGCTAATTTGGGGACAAACATGGGCAATGAGAGATATTTTGGTAACAGTACAATCAAGGACTCACATGTTCACTGATGAATCTACCTCTGTTTGGTATTGTATATATACTTGAAAATAGTTGCATCATCTTTGCATAGTTATTTTCTGAATCACCAACACTGTATTAGGGTCTTCATCGGCAATGTGCATAGTGATGCTTACCTGTTGGTTTGAATTATTCTATCTACATCAATCTACTAGAAGGTACATGTTGTAAAATTAGGTCCTGGTTTTGCGTAGTTTAATCTCTTCCAACCATCTTTCAAAGATAAAATCGTACAACGAATGAATCAATTTGACATAAAAGATAAGTgggcatcaatcgacaaaatttgATATGTCAGGGTATTGAGCCATATTTATTTGGTTGTGGCATAATATTTTTGTCTCCCGTTGCAACGGACGGGCGTTTTTGCTAGTATAATTCAATAAAAAGAAATGTGTGTTATGGAAGCAAAGTCCCATGAAACGTGTGGCATTTTCTCAAATTGCCCGAGAAACCGTGGTGTTTTATTTGCAATTTTCACGGTGCTGCCGCCTTTCCTGAGGTGTGGGCAGGGGACCCATGTTAAAGGCCGACGACTACTTGATGCAGAACGACGGCGACGACTGCTCGGCATGGGCCGGATCCGTGCATTGTAGAGGATTGGCAGGCCAATTTGGAGGCGGGCGTCGAGGCGGATTCGTGCGTTGTAGAGGATTGGGAGGCCAATTTGGAGGCGGGCGTCGAGGCGGGGGTCATCGGTGACAAAGAGGAAGGCCGGAGCATGGTTTCCCGGGCATATCCATGGCATCTGCAGCTCGTGGGTGGAAAGAAGAAGGCGAgggagagaagaaggaagaaaagaGTGGAGGTGCAGCGTTGCAACTCCCCAGCTCCGGTCTTCTTCGTCGGTGTAGCAAGTTGTTCCTCCGTTCACCACACCCAGCGAGATCCCAGCCAACGCCCGGTATTAATTCTTGGCGCCTCCTTGGTTGTTTCATCCTCTGTGTAGCTGCCTCTCAGGCTGCAACAACCTTCACACGAGGCCAGTATGGCCCCACCAATGATGTCCTAAAGTTTTGTCAGATTCGTCAGTTTCAGTTTCATCAGATTTAGTTTCATCAGATTCAATAAATCCAGCTCATCAGTTTCATCAAAGCATTATCATGAACATCAGGTAAGAAGCCCATCACATAACTACAAGCCGTTGCTGATTTGCGTTTGAAGAGGTGCAGCTACCGGAGAGCAGCGACTAAGGGAATCGTCGATTCAAAAAATAATTACATGATGCACCGTTGGATTATCATGTGTATAATGCCTCTTATTGAAAAAAGTGATGGTTTGCTCTGAACTTGTGGGTGTAATCTTTTTGCATTTTTCATTGCTTTTCAGTGCACTGAAGAATAGTGAAATATTGATGATTTTAACTCAACGAAAATGTGCATTGTTAGTTTCTCTTACAACCTGTTTGTAGCTAATTTGGGGACAAACATGGGCAATGAAAGATATTTTGGTAACAGTACAATCAAGGACTCACATGTTCACTGATGAATCTACCTCTGTTTGGTATTGTATATATACTTGAAAATAGTTGCATCATCTTTGCATAGTTATTTTGTGAATCACCAACACTGTATTAGGGTCTTCATCGGCAATGTACATAGCGATGCTTATCTGTTGGTTTGAATTATTCTATCTACATCAATTTACTAGAAGGTACAGTTGTATAATTAGGTCCTGGTTTTATGTAATTTAATCTCTTCCAACCATCTTTCAAAGATAAAATCATACAACGAATGAATCATTTTCATAAAAAAATAGGGCATCGATCAACAAAATTTGATATGTCAAGGTATTGAGCCATATTTATTTGATTGTGGCATAATATTTTTGTCTCTAGTTGCATTTTTGCTAGTATAATTCAGTAAAAAGAAATGTGTGTTATAGAAGCAAAGTTCCATGAAACGTGTGGCATTTTCTCAAATTGCCCGAGAAGCCGTGGTGTTCTATTTGCAATTTTCACGGTGCTGCCGCCTTTCCTCAAGTCCCACCTCCGCTTCCGCCTCACCGGAGCCCGGATCTGGCGCGCGACCGCGGCCTCCTCACCGCTCGGCGCCCATCGCTCATCGACGGCGGAGCAGGTAAGGCACCTCCTCCCATGCCAGTAGAGACCTGCTTCAGCGCTTTTATTCACTTGCTAAGGCCGGGTATTCGATATGTAGCTAATTCGTGCGTGTTAACAAGAAATCGATCTGTTCGTGTGACAGTTTGTATTCCGTAGGAGTTTTACTGCCAAATTATCTAGTACAAAGGACCCAATTCGACCAGTCTAGTTTCAGTGTGGTGCGCTCTCAAGATTAATAGTCGATCAAAGGCATTTTCGTATTAATCCTCTTCGGGCACCTACTGTTTGGTAGATTTAATTGTTGGAATACAAGCAATTGCAAGGAGAATATAATTTTGATTTGTAACAAAGTAGCAGTTCATGGGCAAAACAACTTGATAATCTGAACCTCACCTGCCCAGCCCTGCCTTGCCCAAAATCTAGGCTAGGAAGAGAACCAAACATTGCTTTGCCAAGAAGTAGAACATTATAAAATTTCAGAGAATTAACTCACAATGATGGAGTTGGGTAGAAACCGTGAGGGTTGGATAATTACCAGTGTCAACTCACAGTGTTGGCTGGCAAATGAGATGTATTTGCTTGAGAAGGATGTTGCGCACAATAACTGCAACTGATAGGGAATTAGGGATGCAAGCGGCCTTCTTGTCCTGCGGACGGTAAAATTAGCACTAATAGGGTACGGGATATGCGGCGCGTTGCTTGCATCCCTGGAAACCATGGTACTTCTGTTAGATAGTTCTATCTATCTTACAAGATCATATCTGTCCTAGTCTCCCCGGAGTTTGCTGTATGTTAAACTCATGGTGTTGTTCATCTTGTCTTTGTATCAGTATTCCATTGGAAGAAGCAATGTCTGGAGTAATAATTAAGTTCACCGTTACATCGATGTTCATGTGGATGGCCCCAGTCGCAATTATTTATGGgttctaccaccagatttttccagGTTTGTTTGTTGTTCTTTCCATGTTacggtgttcttcatcttttctatGGAAGTGAAGTGCATACGTGTGCAAGGAAACAGCATCTCACTCTTGTCAGGTATTAGTGAGCTTTCATCCTCAGCACGAACTCTGGCCAGTGGGTTCCTTGCTGTCATATCGGTTAATATTGTGATTGGCTTCTACATATACTCCGCGATGATGGAGACTCCCTGTCAAGAGCCACAACCTGATGCAACCTTCTTAGAGAATGCTAAAGCAAGTATTAACCATCCAGCATCTTCTCAAGTCAGTGATGATTccaaggggaaggggaaggtggAGTAGGCAGTAACACAACTTGACTTGGGTTTTCTTTCCACTATACACATGTTGTTCAGAATCAGTTGTGTCATGTGCATAAAGCAACATCACAGCCTTTCATTAGATGCACTGCTATCATTTTTGAAAAGTAGGAAGGCAGAACATAATATTCCGTATGTTTAACTCTGTGCTTGCCTGAGCTCGTAGTGAACAATGTGTCCTTGCTAGAGGAGTTTGTTTACAAACCTTAACTAGTGAATTTATGTTCTCTCCCTGAAACAACTATCTCTCATATCGTTGTTGTGTATTCTTTTGGTGACTGGTCGCTGTTGAATATATTATGTTGATTATCATTGGAAGGGAAAGATTCATCTTGTACTTGC includes:
- the LOC123449308 gene encoding uncharacterized protein LOC123449308; its protein translation is MSGVIIKFTVTSMFMWMAPVAIIYGFYHQIFPGISELSSSARTLASGFLAVISVNIVIGFYIYSAMMETPCQEPQPDATFLENAKASINHPASSQVSDDSKGKGKVE